The following are from one region of the Mycolicibacterium diernhoferi genome:
- a CDS encoding carotenoid oxygenase family protein has protein sequence MATTESALPATGDFFLRGNYAPVADELTEYNLPVRGVIPPEIDGWYLRNGPNPRQDTAHWFMGDGMIHGVRIEGGAAKWYRNRWVRTDSFIEDFPLYNRDGTRNLRAATSNTHVVNHAGKTLALVESSFPYEISDELETLGAYDFGGKLANSMTAHPKICPTSGEMHFFGYGSLVEPYVSYHRVDAHGELTINRPVDVKAHTMMHDFAMTAGHVVFMDLPVVFDLNVAINQPGDMPYRWSEGHGARFGVLRRDDPFGEIRWFEIDPCYVFHVANAYEDANSIVLQAARYPELWRDSGGFDQQAVLWEWRIDLRTGVVGERQLDDRAVEFPRIDDRLAGLPARYSVSVGDSDLVRHDLSTGAAQTHSFGPGVSGEAVFVPAAGQADESSGWYLSFVYDPQRDGSDLVILDASDFSGAPVATIALPQRVPFGFHGNWIGA, from the coding sequence ATGGCCACCACGGAATCCGCACTGCCCGCCACCGGGGATTTTTTCCTGCGCGGCAACTACGCACCCGTTGCCGATGAACTCACCGAGTACAACCTGCCGGTACGGGGCGTGATCCCGCCCGAGATCGACGGCTGGTACCTGCGTAACGGGCCGAACCCACGGCAGGACACCGCGCACTGGTTCATGGGCGACGGCATGATCCATGGTGTTCGGATCGAGGGCGGCGCCGCCAAGTGGTACCGCAACCGATGGGTGCGGACCGACAGCTTCATCGAGGACTTCCCGCTCTACAACCGGGACGGGACGCGCAACCTGCGCGCGGCGACGTCGAACACGCACGTCGTCAACCATGCGGGCAAGACGCTCGCGCTGGTCGAATCCTCGTTTCCCTATGAGATCAGCGATGAGCTGGAGACGTTGGGCGCCTACGACTTCGGGGGCAAGCTGGCCAACTCGATGACCGCGCACCCCAAGATCTGCCCGACCTCCGGTGAGATGCACTTCTTCGGTTACGGCAGCCTCGTCGAGCCTTATGTCAGCTACCACCGGGTGGATGCCCACGGGGAGCTGACGATCAACCGGCCGGTGGATGTGAAGGCGCACACCATGATGCATGACTTCGCCATGACCGCCGGTCACGTCGTCTTCATGGACCTGCCCGTGGTGTTCGACCTGAACGTCGCGATCAATCAGCCCGGGGACATGCCCTACCGCTGGAGCGAGGGTCACGGCGCCCGGTTCGGGGTGCTGCGCCGCGACGACCCGTTCGGTGAGATTCGCTGGTTCGAGATCGACCCCTGCTATGTGTTCCATGTCGCGAACGCCTACGAGGATGCGAATTCGATTGTGCTGCAAGCGGCTCGGTACCCGGAGCTGTGGCGGGACAGCGGAGGGTTCGATCAGCAGGCGGTGCTGTGGGAGTGGCGCATCGATCTGCGCACCGGTGTGGTCGGTGAGCGCCAACTCGATGACCGTGCCGTCGAGTTCCCCCGGATCGACGATCGGTTGGCCGGACTGCCGGCCCGTTACTCGGTCTCGGTGGGCGACAGCGACCTGGTGCGCCATGATCTGTCCACCGGCGCGGCGCAGACGCACTCCTTCGGGCCGGGCGTATCCGGTGAAGCCGTGTTCGTGCCTGCCGCGGGGCAGGCCGACGAGAGCAGCGGCTGGTACCTCAGTTTCGTCTACGACCCGCAGCGCGACGGCAGCGATCTCGTCATCCTCGATGCGTCCGACTTCTCCGGTGCGCCGGTGGCGACCATCGCGCTCCCGCAACGGGTCCCCTTCGGTTTCCACGGCAACTGGATCGGCGCCTGA
- a CDS encoding PadR family transcriptional regulator has translation MNTPTPPFGFGPAGFDRRHARRDFRDHLRAHAAGPQGPFGPGFGPGPGFGPGPGFGPGFGFGPGGGPRGRGGRGRGRRGDVRAAILTLLTERPMHGYEMTQEISARSNGLWKPSPGSVYPTLQLLVDEGLITPVESEGSKKTFGLTDEGRDAAGKIETPPWEEIAGDADPNAVNLRAALGQLFGAVGQSTHAATSDQQRRILDIINTARRDIYQILGEE, from the coding sequence ATGAACACCCCCACTCCCCCCTTCGGCTTCGGACCCGCGGGGTTCGACCGCAGACACGCCCGCCGCGACTTCCGCGATCACCTCCGCGCTCACGCGGCCGGGCCGCAGGGCCCATTCGGTCCCGGTTTCGGCCCAGGTCCCGGCTTCGGCCCAGGTCCCGGCTTCGGCCCGGGCTTCGGCTTCGGTCCCGGCGGCGGCCCACGCGGCCGTGGCGGGCGGGGCCGAGGCCGCCGCGGTGACGTGCGCGCCGCGATCCTGACCCTGCTCACCGAACGCCCGATGCACGGTTACGAGATGACCCAGGAGATCTCGGCCCGCAGCAACGGACTGTGGAAGCCGAGCCCCGGCTCGGTGTATCCGACACTGCAACTGCTGGTCGACGAGGGTTTGATCACCCCGGTGGAAAGCGAGGGCAGCAAGAAGACCTTCGGGCTCACCGACGAAGGCCGCGACGCCGCCGGCAAGATCGAGACCCCGCCGTGGGAGGAGATCGCCGGGGACGCCGATCCCAACGCGGTGAATCTGCGGGCCGCGCTCGGCCAACTCTTCGGCGCCGTCGGACAGTCGACACACGCCGCCACCAGCGATCAGCAGCGGCGCATCCTGGACATCATCAACACCGCGCGCCGGGACATCTACCAGATTCTCGGCGAGGAGTGA
- a CDS encoding MFS transporter, giving the protein MTFTDTSAPDQTPGDRQKVRTALMASLVGTTIEWYDFFLYATAASLVFNTAFFPDQTSFVGTLLAFATFAVGFVVRPIGGFVFGHIGDRIGRKRTLALTMFLMGGATALMGLLPTAAQIGVVAPILLLLLRIVQGFALGGEWAGAVLLAVEHSTPQRRGFAGSIPQVGLALGLALGTGVFALLQTAMSAEAFLSYGWRIAFLFSVVLVVFGIVVRLKASETPAFEKVKEDNDVAATPLKELFRGPSLRPTVLGMLSRWGEGAAFNTWGVFAIAYATTTLHHGKVDVLIVVTGAALLMAVLLPVSGLLADRFGPKRVYATGIAAYVVAVFPVFALFNTGSLVAFTVGIVIVFGVVHAWFYGAQGTLYASLFPARIRYTGLSTVYQLSGVYSSGLTPLILTALIAVGGNAPWLACAYLVLTGLISIVATLMLKPMDMADL; this is encoded by the coding sequence GTGACTTTCACCGACACCTCGGCGCCCGACCAGACTCCCGGCGATCGGCAGAAAGTCCGGACCGCGCTGATGGCGAGCCTGGTCGGCACCACGATCGAGTGGTACGACTTCTTTCTCTACGCCACCGCGGCCAGCCTCGTCTTCAACACCGCCTTCTTCCCGGATCAGACCTCGTTCGTCGGCACCCTGCTGGCATTCGCCACCTTCGCCGTCGGATTCGTGGTCCGCCCCATCGGCGGTTTCGTATTCGGTCACATCGGCGACCGGATCGGACGCAAGCGCACGCTGGCGCTCACCATGTTCCTGATGGGTGGCGCGACCGCGCTGATGGGCCTGCTGCCCACCGCGGCGCAGATCGGCGTCGTCGCCCCGATCCTGCTGTTGCTGCTGCGCATCGTGCAGGGCTTCGCGCTCGGCGGCGAATGGGCCGGCGCCGTGCTGCTCGCGGTCGAGCACAGCACCCCGCAGCGGCGCGGCTTCGCCGGCAGCATCCCGCAGGTCGGCCTCGCACTGGGACTGGCACTGGGCACCGGTGTGTTCGCGCTGCTGCAGACGGCGATGTCGGCCGAGGCCTTCCTGTCCTACGGCTGGCGCATCGCGTTCCTGTTCAGCGTCGTGCTGGTCGTCTTCGGGATCGTCGTGCGACTGAAGGCCTCCGAGACGCCGGCCTTCGAGAAGGTCAAAGAGGACAACGACGTCGCGGCGACGCCGCTGAAGGAACTGTTCCGCGGGCCGTCGCTGCGCCCGACGGTGCTGGGCATGTTGAGCCGCTGGGGTGAGGGCGCGGCCTTCAACACCTGGGGCGTGTTCGCCATCGCCTACGCCACCACCACGCTGCACCACGGCAAGGTCGACGTGCTCATCGTGGTGACCGGGGCCGCGCTGCTGATGGCGGTGCTGCTGCCGGTGTCCGGGCTGCTGGCCGACAGGTTCGGCCCCAAGCGTGTCTATGCCACCGGTATCGCCGCCTATGTGGTGGCGGTGTTCCCGGTGTTCGCCCTGTTCAACACCGGCAGCCTGGTGGCCTTCACCGTCGGCATCGTCATCGTGTTCGGTGTCGTCCACGCCTGGTTCTACGGTGCTCAGGGCACCCTGTACGCCTCGCTGTTCCCGGCCCGGATCCGCTACACCGGGTTGTCCACCGTCTATCAGCTGTCCGGGGTGTACTCCTCGGGCCTGACCCCGCTCATCCTGACCGCGCTGATCGCCGTGGGCGGGAACGCGCCGTGGCTGGCCTGTGCTTATCTCGTGCTGACCGGCCTGATCAGCATCGTGGCCACGCTGATGCTCAAGCCGATGGATATGGCCGACTTGTAG
- a CDS encoding class I SAM-dependent methyltransferase: MPRGGPDASCLDRLLQTDRPEYLDRDDVAPAVKRSVVDALEWTGRVFGSHQQFAHIALDEIADVPDPRILELGAGHGALSTLLLEAHPTAQVMVTDVEADSVAALAAGELGSHPRAVVRQMDATAIDAPEGHFALAVFACSFHHLPPATAAAALAEGTRVADKLLIIDLPRPPAPLHVLRLATMLPLAPFIPFVHDGVISSLRSYSPSALRALAEHAGVTIELRGGLFSPQIAVASRR, translated from the coding sequence ATGCCCCGCGGTGGCCCCGACGCGTCGTGTCTGGACCGGCTGTTGCAGACCGACCGGCCCGAGTACCTGGACCGCGATGATGTCGCGCCCGCGGTGAAGCGCAGTGTCGTCGACGCGCTGGAGTGGACCGGCCGGGTGTTCGGTAGTCACCAGCAGTTCGCACACATCGCTCTCGACGAGATCGCCGACGTACCGGACCCGAGGATCCTCGAGCTGGGTGCCGGCCACGGCGCGCTGTCGACGCTGCTGCTGGAGGCTCACCCGACCGCGCAAGTCATGGTGACCGATGTCGAGGCGGATTCGGTCGCCGCGCTGGCCGCCGGGGAGCTGGGCAGCCACCCCCGTGCAGTGGTGCGGCAGATGGATGCCACCGCAATCGACGCGCCCGAGGGCCATTTCGCGCTGGCGGTGTTCGCATGCTCGTTCCACCATCTGCCGCCGGCGACGGCCGCTGCCGCCCTCGCCGAGGGCACCCGGGTCGCGGACAAACTTCTGATCATCGATCTGCCCCGCCCGCCGGCGCCGCTGCACGTGCTGCGCCTGGCGACGATGTTGCCGCTCGCCCCGTTCATCCCGTTCGTGCACGACGGCGTGATCAGCTCACTGCGCAGCTACAGTCCCTCGGCGCTGCGCGCGCTGGCCGAACATGCCGGCGTCACCATCGAGCTTCGCGGCGGACTTTTCAGTCCGCAGATCGCAGTGGCCTCCCGCCGCTAG
- a CDS encoding glutamate--cysteine ligase translates to MGEEVSRTQFSRAQRREYRRKVQLCLDVFETMLAQSSFEFDRPLTGMEIECNLVDDDYQPALRNQEVLASIADPAYQTELGAYNIEFNVPPRPLPGQSALELEDEVRASLNAAEAKAAEDDAHIVMIGILPTLMPEHLKTGWMSESTRYQALNDSIFTARGEDIDIDITGPERLSLQSADIAPESACTSMQLHLQVSPAEFAENWNAAQVVAGPQLALGANSPYFFGHELWAETRIELFSQATDTRADELKTQGVRPRVWFGERWITSIFDLFEENVRYFPSLLPEISDEDPVATLAEGRTPQLAELRLHNGTIYRWNRPVYDVVNGKPHLRVENRVLPAGPTVIDMLANSAFYYGTLRALTDEDRPLWTKMSFAAAQHNFFAAARHGMEARQYWPGLGEVTADELVLRELLPLAHEGLRRWGVAAEVRDRYLGVIEGRAKSGRNGAAWQAATVRALQERGMARPAALAEMLRMYCEHMHSNAPVHTWDTPTR, encoded by the coding sequence GTGGGCGAAGAGGTTTCACGCACGCAGTTCAGCCGCGCTCAGCGCCGCGAGTACCGACGCAAGGTCCAGCTGTGCCTGGACGTGTTCGAGACCATGCTGGCCCAGTCGAGTTTCGAGTTCGACCGGCCGCTGACCGGTATGGAGATCGAATGCAATCTGGTCGATGACGACTATCAGCCGGCGCTACGCAATCAGGAGGTCCTGGCCTCCATCGCCGATCCGGCCTACCAAACCGAACTGGGCGCCTACAACATCGAATTCAACGTTCCACCGCGTCCGCTGCCCGGTCAGTCCGCCCTGGAGTTGGAGGACGAGGTCCGCGCCAGCCTCAATGCCGCCGAGGCCAAGGCCGCCGAGGACGACGCCCACATCGTGATGATCGGGATCCTGCCGACGCTGATGCCCGAGCACCTGAAGACGGGGTGGATGAGCGAGTCCACCCGTTATCAGGCGCTCAATGACTCGATCTTCACCGCGCGCGGTGAGGACATCGACATCGATATCACCGGGCCCGAGCGGTTATCCCTGCAGTCGGCCGATATCGCACCCGAATCAGCTTGTACCAGTATGCAATTGCATCTTCAGGTGTCGCCGGCGGAGTTCGCCGAGAACTGGAATGCCGCGCAGGTGGTGGCCGGCCCCCAACTTGCACTGGGCGCCAACTCGCCCTATTTCTTCGGCCACGAACTGTGGGCGGAAACCCGCATCGAACTGTTCAGCCAGGCCACCGACACCCGGGCCGACGAGCTCAAGACCCAGGGGGTGCGTCCACGGGTCTGGTTCGGCGAGCGGTGGATCACGTCGATTTTCGATCTGTTCGAGGAAAACGTCCGGTACTTCCCGTCGCTGCTGCCCGAGATCTCCGACGAGGATCCGGTGGCCACCCTCGCCGAGGGCCGCACCCCCCAACTTGCGGAGCTACGTCTGCACAACGGCACCATCTACCGGTGGAATCGGCCCGTCTATGACGTGGTGAACGGCAAGCCGCATCTGCGGGTGGAGAACCGGGTACTGCCTGCCGGTCCTACGGTGATCGACATGCTCGCCAACTCGGCGTTCTACTACGGCACCCTGCGTGCGTTGACAGACGAGGACCGACCGTTGTGGACCAAGATGAGTTTTGCTGCGGCACAACATAATTTCTTCGCAGCGGCCCGGCATGGAATGGAGGCCCGGCAGTACTGGCCCGGGCTCGGCGAGGTGACCGCCGACGAACTGGTGTTGCGCGAACTGCTGCCGCTGGCCCACGAGGGGTTGCGGCGCTGGGGTGTGGCGGCCGAGGTGCGGGACCGCTATCTCGGGGTCATCGAGGGACGCGCCAAGTCGGGGCGCAACGGCGCCGCCTGGCAGGCTGCCACCGTACGGGCCCTGCAGGAGCGCGGTATGGCGCGTCCCGCGGCGCTGGCCGAGATGCTGCGGATGTACTGCGAACACATGCATTCCAATGCACCCGTCCACACATGGGATACACCCACCCGCTGA
- a CDS encoding class I SAM-dependent methyltransferase: MASEVLDWDSAYRQDGEFQGPPPWNIGEPQPELAALIAAGKVRSDVLDAGCGHAELSLSLASDGYTVVGLDLSPTAIAAANRAAQERNLRTASFAQADITSFTGYDGRFSTVIDSTLFHSLPVDARHNYLHAVQRAAAPGATFYVLVFAKGAFPAELETKPNEVDERELRDAVAAHWTVDDVRPAFIHANMPSGPGAPFELPPHDLDEKGRMKLPAYLLTAHK; this comes from the coding sequence ATGGCATCTGAGGTTTTGGACTGGGACAGCGCATACCGCCAGGACGGCGAGTTCCAGGGCCCGCCGCCGTGGAACATCGGCGAACCGCAACCCGAACTCGCGGCCCTGATCGCGGCCGGCAAGGTCCGCAGCGACGTCCTGGATGCGGGGTGTGGACACGCCGAGTTGTCGCTGTCACTGGCCTCCGACGGCTACACCGTGGTGGGTCTGGATCTTTCGCCGACGGCGATCGCCGCGGCCAACAGGGCAGCACAGGAACGCAACCTGCGGACCGCCAGCTTTGCCCAGGCCGACATCACCTCGTTCACCGGCTACGACGGCCGGTTCAGCACGGTCATCGATTCCACGCTGTTCCACTCGCTGCCGGTGGACGCCCGGCACAACTACCTGCACGCCGTGCAGCGTGCCGCCGCACCTGGGGCGACGTTCTATGTCCTGGTCTTCGCCAAAGGCGCGTTCCCGGCCGAACTGGAGACCAAGCCCAACGAGGTCGACGAGCGCGAGCTACGCGACGCGGTGGCGGCGCACTGGACCGTCGATGACGTCCGTCCGGCGTTCATCCACGCGAACATGCCCTCCGGTCCCGGGGCGCCGTTCGAACTGCCGCCCCATGATCTCGATGAGAAGGGCCGCATGAAGCTGCCCGCCTACCTGCTCACCGCGCACAAGTAG
- a CDS encoding acyl-CoA dehydrogenase family protein produces MTQLSDEESFLIQTVRDFIDREVKPSVQEVEHANAYPERWIEQMKQIGIYGLAVPEEFGGSPVSMPCYAQVTQELARGWMSLAGAMGGHTVVAKLLTLFGTEEQKQTYLPRMATGEVRATMALTEPGGGSDLQAMTTVARPDGEDLVISGAKTWISNARRSDLIALLCKTDPTAEPKHRGISIVLVEHGPGLTVSRDLPKLGYKGVESCELAFDGYRIPATAILGATPGKGFAQMMKGLETGRIQVASRALGVATAALEDSLAYAQQRESFGQPIWKHQSIGNYLADMATKLTAARQLTWHAAERYDSGERCDMEAGMAKLFASEVAMEIALNAVRIHGGYGYSTEYDVERYFRDAPLMIVGEGTNEIQRNVIAAQLVSRGGL; encoded by the coding sequence GTGACCCAGCTCAGCGATGAAGAGTCCTTCCTGATCCAGACGGTGCGTGACTTCATCGATCGGGAGGTGAAGCCGAGCGTGCAGGAGGTCGAGCACGCCAACGCCTACCCCGAACGCTGGATCGAGCAGATGAAGCAGATCGGCATCTACGGGCTCGCTGTCCCCGAGGAGTTCGGCGGGTCCCCGGTGTCGATGCCGTGCTACGCCCAGGTCACCCAGGAACTGGCCCGGGGCTGGATGAGCCTGGCCGGCGCGATGGGCGGGCATACCGTGGTCGCCAAACTGCTCACCCTGTTCGGCACCGAGGAACAGAAGCAGACCTACCTGCCGCGGATGGCCACCGGCGAGGTCCGCGCGACGATGGCGCTCACCGAACCCGGTGGTGGCTCGGACCTGCAGGCGATGACCACCGTGGCCCGCCCCGACGGCGAAGACCTGGTGATCTCCGGGGCCAAGACGTGGATCTCGAACGCCCGACGCTCGGATCTGATCGCGCTGCTGTGCAAGACCGACCCCACCGCCGAGCCGAAGCACCGGGGCATCTCGATCGTGCTGGTCGAGCACGGACCGGGCCTGACCGTCTCACGTGACCTGCCCAAGCTGGGCTACAAGGGGGTGGAATCCTGCGAACTGGCCTTCGACGGCTACCGCATCCCGGCCACCGCGATCCTGGGCGCCACCCCGGGGAAGGGCTTCGCCCAGATGATGAAGGGCCTGGAGACCGGCCGCATCCAGGTCGCCTCCCGCGCACTGGGGGTGGCCACCGCCGCCCTGGAGGACTCGCTGGCCTACGCCCAGCAGCGCGAAAGCTTCGGCCAGCCGATCTGGAAACACCAGTCCATCGGCAACTACCTGGCCGACATGGCCACCAAGCTCACCGCCGCCCGCCAACTCACCTGGCATGCCGCCGAACGCTATGACAGCGGGGAGCGCTGCGACATGGAGGCCGGCATGGCCAAACTGTTCGCCTCCGAGGTCGCCATGGAGATCGCCCTGAACGCGGTGCGCATCCACGGCGGTTACGGCTACTCCACCGAATACGACGTCGAACGCTACTTCCGCGACGCCCCGCTGATGATCGTCGGCGAGGGCACCAACGAGATCCAGCGCAACGTCATCGCCGCACAGTTGGTGTCCCGCGGCGGCCTCTGA
- a CDS encoding DUF2243 domain-containing protein — protein sequence MRRPTVLPALLLGLGFGGFIDGIVLHEILQWHHMVSHVDDYPVDTLAGLEVNVLADGIFHVATWLLVWAGTIMMLISWRQGRLAPNWSFHFGLLLMGWAIFNLVEGVIDHHILQVHHVRDDLGAPLAWDLGFLLLSVVLLVAGWLLYRRGDRALGAAARAHRGD from the coding sequence GTGAGAAGGCCCACTGTGCTGCCGGCGCTGCTACTGGGGCTCGGCTTCGGGGGTTTCATCGATGGGATCGTCCTGCACGAGATTCTGCAGTGGCACCACATGGTCAGTCATGTGGACGACTACCCGGTGGACACACTCGCGGGACTGGAGGTCAACGTGCTCGCCGACGGCATCTTCCACGTGGCGACCTGGCTGCTGGTGTGGGCCGGCACCATCATGATGCTCATCAGTTGGCGCCAGGGTCGCCTCGCGCCGAACTGGTCGTTTCACTTCGGCCTCCTGCTGATGGGTTGGGCGATCTTCAACCTGGTCGAGGGTGTGATCGACCACCACATCCTGCAGGTCCACCACGTCCGCGACGACCTGGGTGCTCCGCTGGCGTGGGACCTGGGCTTCCTGCTGCTCAGCGTCGTGCTGTTGGTGGCGGGATGGCTGCTCTATCGGCGCGGAGACCGGGCGCTGGGTGCCGCGGCCCGGGCGCACCGGGGCGACTGA
- the egtE gene encoding ergothioneine biosynthesis PLP-dependent enzyme EgtE, with translation MSLAEHWRSARVPVAGVHLDSAACSRQSNAVIDAAATHARHEAEVGGYVAGEAAAPALDAGRAAVRALAGMPDAEVVYTTGSNHALDLFLSSWTGPRTVACLPGEYGPNLAILAANGFQVRTLPADEMGRLRVGEATAVLEAHPSALVHLTVLASHRGIVQPLTEFAPVCRALGLPLVVDAAQGLGHVDCAVDADVLYTSSRKWLAGPRGVGALAVRPEVYGRLSPRWAPLEMREANIGARLGFSLALGEHLAAGPVAVRTRLAEVGRLTRTVLAEVPGWQVIEPVDEPTALTTLRPTNGAGPTAVRAKLIAEHQIVTTACEVERAPGEMDGAVLRVSPHVDGGVEDLERLAEALVAVG, from the coding sequence ATGAGCCTCGCCGAGCACTGGCGGTCGGCGCGAGTTCCGGTGGCCGGTGTGCACTTGGACAGTGCGGCGTGCTCGCGGCAGAGCAATGCGGTGATCGACGCGGCCGCCACCCACGCCCGGCATGAGGCCGAGGTGGGTGGTTATGTGGCCGGCGAGGCGGCGGCACCGGCGTTGGATGCCGGCCGGGCCGCGGTGCGGGCCCTGGCCGGGATGCCGGATGCCGAGGTCGTGTACACCACGGGCTCCAACCACGCGTTGGACCTGTTTCTGAGCAGTTGGACGGGACCACGCACGGTGGCGTGCCTGCCCGGGGAGTACGGCCCCAATCTGGCGATCCTGGCTGCCAACGGTTTCCAGGTGCGGACACTGCCCGCCGACGAGATGGGCCGACTGCGGGTGGGGGAGGCGACCGCGGTGCTGGAGGCCCACCCGTCGGCATTGGTGCACCTGACCGTGCTCGCCAGCCACCGGGGGATCGTGCAGCCGTTGACGGAGTTCGCGCCGGTGTGCCGGGCACTCGGGCTGCCGCTGGTGGTGGACGCGGCGCAGGGCCTCGGGCACGTGGACTGCGCGGTGGATGCCGACGTGCTGTACACCTCGTCGCGGAAGTGGCTGGCCGGCCCGCGCGGTGTCGGGGCGCTGGCGGTGCGACCCGAGGTGTACGGCCGGTTGTCGCCGCGGTGGGCGCCGCTGGAGATGCGCGAGGCCAATATCGGTGCTCGGCTGGGATTTTCGCTGGCACTCGGTGAACATCTGGCCGCCGGACCGGTAGCGGTGCGGACCCGACTCGCCGAGGTCGGCCGACTGACCCGCACGGTGCTGGCCGAGGTGCCCGGGTGGCAGGTGATCGAACCGGTCGATGAGCCCACCGCGCTGACCACGCTGCGGCCGACCAACGGGGCCGGGCCTACAGCGGTGCGCGCCAAGTTGATCGCCGAGCATCAGATCGTCACCACCGCGTGTGAGGTGGAGCGCGCGCCGGGCGAGATGGACGGGGCGGTGCTGCGGGTGTCCCCGCATGTCGATGGTGGCGTGGAGGACCTGGAGCGGCTGGCCGAGGCATTGGTGGCCGTCGGCTAG
- the egtD gene encoding L-histidine N(alpha)-methyltransferase has protein sequence MVTGTASDLGQALRRDVLHGLQQTPKTLPPKWFYDATGSDLFDQITRLPEYYPTRTEASILRERAADIVSASGADTLVELGSGTSEKTRLLLDAMRDNGSLKRFIPFDVDPSVLRDAATALHAEYPGVEIEVVCGDFEQDLGTIPKLGRRMVVFLGSTIGNLTPGPRAEFLAALAGAMQPGDSLLLGTDLVKDVDRLVRAYDDSAGVTAAFNRNVLSVMNRELDATFDLAAFDHVARWNAAQERIEMWLRSTTDQRVRIGGLGLTVDFAAGEEILTEVSCKFRPDAVAAELAAAGLTRTHWWSDAAGDFGLSLAVK, from the coding sequence ATGGTCACCGGCACGGCATCGGACCTGGGCCAAGCGCTGCGGCGCGATGTCCTGCACGGACTGCAGCAGACGCCGAAAACACTGCCGCCCAAGTGGTTCTATGACGCCACGGGCAGCGATCTGTTCGATCAGATCACCCGGCTGCCCGAGTACTACCCGACCCGCACCGAGGCATCCATCCTGCGGGAGCGGGCCGCCGACATCGTGTCCGCCTCCGGCGCCGACACTCTTGTCGAGTTGGGTAGCGGTACGTCGGAGAAGACCCGACTGCTGCTGGACGCCATGCGGGACAACGGATCCTTGAAGCGATTCATCCCGTTCGACGTGGATCCGAGCGTGCTGCGGGACGCCGCGACCGCGCTGCACGCGGAGTATCCGGGTGTGGAGATCGAGGTGGTGTGCGGTGACTTCGAACAGGATCTCGGCACCATCCCCAAGCTGGGTCGCCGGATGGTGGTGTTCCTCGGTTCCACGATCGGGAATCTGACACCCGGTCCGCGCGCGGAATTCCTTGCCGCACTTGCCGGGGCGATGCAGCCCGGGGATTCGCTGCTGTTGGGCACCGACCTGGTCAAGGACGTCGACCGGCTGGTCCGCGCCTACGACGACAGCGCCGGGGTGACCGCGGCCTTCAACCGCAACGTTCTCTCGGTGATGAATCGGGAGCTGGATGCCACGTTCGACCTGGCGGCCTTCGACCATGTCGCACGGTGGAACGCAGCGCAGGAGCGCATCGAGATGTGGTTGCGATCCACCACGGACCAACGGGTCCGGATCGGCGGGCTCGGCCTCACGGTGGACTTCGCGGCGGGGGAGGAGATCCTGACCGAGGTGTCCTGCAAGTTCCGGCCCGATGCAGTGGCAGCGGAGTTGGCGGCCGCCGGCCTGACGCGCACCCACTGGTGGTCTGACGCCGCAGGCGATTTCGGTCTCTCGCTGGCGGTGAAATGA
- the egtC gene encoding ergothioneine biosynthesis protein EgtC, with protein sequence MCRHIGWLGAPVTVSSLVLDPPSGLLVQSYSPRRQKHGTINADGWGVGFFDTWGLERSDAGESAGVRRWRSDKPLWGDASFASVAPALRSGCVVAAVRSATVGMPIEPSASAPFTDGTWLLSHNGIVDRAVLAPSASAESTVDSAVLASYIFERGLDALGEVVVEVGARDPGARLNILAGNGSRLLATTWGDTLFVLQRADGIVLASEPYDEDPSWRDIPDRHLVEVSGAGLTLTPLEGS encoded by the coding sequence ATGTGTAGGCATATCGGGTGGCTGGGCGCCCCGGTCACCGTGTCCTCGTTGGTCCTCGATCCGCCCAGCGGGCTACTGGTGCAGTCCTATTCGCCGCGGCGCCAGAAACACGGCACCATCAACGCCGACGGCTGGGGTGTCGGGTTCTTCGACACCTGGGGGCTGGAGCGAAGCGATGCGGGGGAGAGCGCCGGGGTTCGGCGCTGGCGCAGCGACAAACCGCTGTGGGGTGACGCCTCGTTCGCCTCGGTGGCACCGGCACTGCGCAGCGGATGTGTGGTGGCCGCAGTGCGGTCGGCGACCGTCGGCATGCCCATCGAGCCCTCGGCCTCGGCACCGTTCACCGACGGGACGTGGCTGTTGTCGCACAACGGGATCGTCGACCGCGCCGTCCTCGCGCCGTCTGCGTCCGCCGAATCGACGGTCGACAGTGCAGTCCTGGCCTCCTACATCTTCGAACGTGGACTGGATGCGCTGGGCGAGGTCGTCGTGGAGGTCGGGGCACGCGATCCCGGTGCGAGGTTGAACATCCTGGCCGGCAACGGCTCTCGGCTGCTCGCGACCACCTGGGGTGACACCTTGTTCGTGCTGCAACGGGCCGACGGCATCGTGCTGGCCAGTGAACCGTACGACGAAGACCCGTCCTGGCGTGACATCCCCGATCGGCACCTCGTCGAAGTCTCGGGCGCGGGTCTCACGCTCACCCCACTGGAAGGATCGTGA